The Chlamydia poikilotherma DNA segment GTTGAAATATGCTGGAACAGTAATCACAGCTTCTGTAACGGGTTCTCCAAGATATGCCTCAGCAGTCTCTTTCATCTTTATAAGAACTTGGGCACCTATTTCTTCAGGTGTGTATTGTTTTCCATCTACTAGAAAGACCACATCACCATTAGATCCTGAAGCCACTTTATATGGGACTGTTTTAATTTCAGATTCCACTTCAGAATGTTTTCTTCCGATGAAACGTTTTGTAGATGCTAAGGTTTTTTCAGGATTTGTGACAGCCTGTCTTTTGGCAGGAATTCCTACTAAAGTTTCATTTCCTTTGAATGCTACGATAGAAGGTGTTGTGCGTGTTCCTTCCGAAGAGGTAATGACTTTAGCTTGCCCACCTTCCATTACAGATACGCAGGAGTTGGTTGTTCCTAAGTCTATCCCTATAATTTTACTAGATTTTTTTTGTTCGCTCATGATTCTTACCTAATCTCTAGGGGGTTCATTTTATTTTTCTACTTCTTCTTTTCCTTGAGGTGCGGGTGCTTTCGCTACTTTGACTTTCGCAACGCGTATGGGACGATCTTCGATTTTATAGCCTTTAGAAAATTCTTCCACGATAGTACCCTCAGGGACTTTTGTAGTTTCTTCAGTTTCCACTGCCTCATGTAAAAATGGATTAAATTTTTGTCCTACTGAGGAGTATTCAATGATACCCTTCTCTTCAAAAACTTGTTTAAATTGTTGTAGGATCATATTGAATCCTAATGCCCAATTTTTCACTTCATCTGACATTTGTGACGCAAATCCTAAAGCTTTTTCCATGCTTTCTATAGGCACTAAAAAGTCTATGAGAGCATTTTCTACTGCATATTGCATCATTTCTTGGCGTTCTTTTTGCATGCGCTTGCGAGCATTTTCTGATTCCGCAAGGACCATTAAATATTTATCGTTTTTTTCTTTTAGCTCCGCTTTTAACGTAGCTACTTCTTGTTGGAGATCCTGAATCTCGTTATCGGGGGTAGGAACTGAAGGATTTTCTGCCTCATGTTCGTTAGAGGAATCTGTCATGACGTCTCCTTAGGGGGTAAGAGTTTTATAGAAGAGTATCTTGCCAGTAAT contains these protein-coding regions:
- a CDS encoding nucleotide exchange factor GrpE, with protein sequence MTDSSNEHEAENPSVPTPDNEIQDLQQEVATLKAELKEKNDKYLMVLAESENARKRMQKERQEMMQYAVENALIDFLVPIESMEKALGFASQMSDEVKNWALGFNMILQQFKQVFEEKGIIEYSSVGQKFNPFLHEAVETEETTKVPEGTIVEEFSKGYKIEDRPIRVAKVKVAKAPAPQGKEEVEK